From a single Pseudomonas triticicola genomic region:
- a CDS encoding ABC transporter ATP-binding protein produces the protein MAVASGAYKKALEGDQTPKQVLVKIDRVTKKFDETIAVDDVSLEIKKGEIFALLGGSGSGKSTLLRMLAGFERPTEGRIFLDGVDITDMPPYERPINMMFQSYALFPHMTVAQNIAFGLQQDKIPKAEIDARVAEMLKLVQMSQYAKRKPHQLSGGQRQRVALARSLAKRPKLLLLDEPMGALDKKLRSQMQLELVEIIERVGVTCVMVTHDQEEAMTMAERIAIMHLGWIAQIGSPIDIYETPTSRLVCEFIGNVNIFEGEVIDDAEGHATITCKDLDRQIYVGHGISTSVQDKSVTYAIRPEKLLVTADMPTCEYNWSSGKVHDIAYLGGHSVFYVELPSGKLVQSFVANAERRGARPTWGDQVYVWWEDDSGVVLRS, from the coding sequence ATGGCAGTTGCCTCCGGCGCCTACAAGAAAGCCCTCGAGGGCGACCAGACACCAAAACAGGTGCTGGTCAAAATCGACCGGGTCACGAAGAAGTTCGACGAGACGATTGCCGTGGACGACGTGTCCCTGGAAATCAAGAAAGGCGAGATTTTCGCCCTGCTCGGCGGTTCGGGATCGGGCAAATCCACCCTGCTGCGCATGCTCGCAGGGTTTGAACGGCCCACGGAGGGGCGCATTTTCCTCGACGGCGTCGACATCACCGACATGCCGCCGTACGAACGCCCGATCAACATGATGTTCCAGTCGTACGCCTTGTTTCCGCACATGACCGTGGCGCAGAACATCGCCTTCGGCCTGCAACAGGACAAGATTCCCAAGGCCGAGATCGACGCCCGCGTGGCCGAGATGCTCAAGCTGGTGCAGATGAGCCAGTACGCCAAGCGCAAGCCGCATCAACTCTCCGGCGGCCAGCGTCAGCGCGTGGCACTGGCGCGTTCGCTGGCCAAGCGACCGAAACTGCTGCTGCTCGACGAGCCGATGGGCGCTCTGGACAAGAAACTGCGTTCGCAGATGCAACTGGAACTGGTGGAAATCATCGAGCGCGTTGGCGTGACCTGCGTGATGGTGACCCACGACCAGGAAGAGGCCATGACCATGGCCGAGCGCATCGCGATCATGCACCTGGGCTGGATCGCGCAGATCGGCAGCCCGATCGACATCTACGAAACCCCGACCAGCCGTCTGGTCTGCGAATTCATCGGCAACGTCAACATCTTCGAAGGCGAAGTGATCGACGACGCCGAAGGCCACGCGACCATCACCTGCAAGGACCTCGACCGGCAGATCTACGTCGGTCACGGCATCAGCACCTCGGTGCAGGACAAGTCGGTCACCTACGCGATTCGTCCGGAGAAGCTGCTGGTCACCGCCGACATGCCGACCTGCGAGTACAACTGGTCGAGCGGCAAGGTCCACGACATCGCTTATCTGGGCGGACACTCGGTGTTCTACGTCGAATTGCCGAGCGGCAAACTGGTGCAGTCGTTCGTCGCCAACGCCGAACGTCGCGGCGCGCGTCCGACCTGGGGCGATCAGGTCTACGTGTGGTGGGAAGACGATAGCGGCGTGGTACTTCGCTCATGA